In one window of Acanthochromis polyacanthus isolate Apoly-LR-REF ecotype Palm Island chromosome 8, KAUST_Apoly_ChrSc, whole genome shotgun sequence DNA:
- the LOC110950326 gene encoding unconventional myosin-Va-like: MAASELYSKYARVWLPDAEEVWKSAELIKDYTPGDLTLSLQLEDGTTVEHKIDPRTNSLPPLRNPNILVGENDLTALSYLHEPAVLHNLRVRFIDSKLIYTYCGIVLVAINPYESLPIYDTDIINAYSGQNMGDMDPHIFAVAEEAYKQMARNERNQSIIVSGESGAGKTVSAKYAMRYFATVSCSSDESNVEERVLASSPIMEAIGNAKTTRNDNSSRFGKYIAIGFDKKHCIIGADMRTYLLEKSRVVYQAHGERNYHIFYQLCASSHLPEFKAFKLGCADDFTCTNQGQSPVIDGVDDAKEMRNTRRAFTLLGIGESDQMEMYQILSAILHLSNVEVKDQSADRCSISPDNAHLIVFCELMGVPCEEMAHWLCHKKLKTTTETYVKSVSKMNAVYGRDALAKHIYARLFSWIVGRINHALKSAVKQHSFIGVLDIYGFETFDVNSFEQFCINYANEKLQQQFNLHVFKLEQEEYMREEIPWTLIDFYDNQPCINLIEAKLGILDLLDEECKMPKGSDDTWAQKLYNTLLKQNAHFDKPRLSNRAFIIHHFADKVEYQCEGFLEKNKDTVNEEQINVLTKSKFDLLLKLFEDDEKPTGSPSKRSSSTGRAGPSRRDNKKTVGLQFRQSLHLLMDTLNATTPHYVRCIKPNDDKAPFTLDPVRAVQQLRACGILETIRISAAGFPSRWTYQEFFSRYRVLMKRMDALPDKKQTCKNLLEKLINDQEKYQFGKNKIFFRAGQVAYLEKLRSDKLRMACVRIQKTIRCWLARKKYLRMKESAITIQKHVRGHQARRYVEFLRQTRAAVIIQRNVRMWARRRRYQQQRSAALTIQCFWRAYLARKEYYKLMYEQKAVVIQRWVKGWLVKRHYRRVLAAVILLQSCVRRMRARKELKKLKVDARSVEHFKKLNVGMENKIMQLQHKLIEQHKENRELSEKLSSVEKTQNMDRDRQSKEIENLRRSEQEARAKAETLPSLLEQLSFLQHELEQTCREKEDLAEHTKAYKEQTQQVVDELNMKNTSLNNNIDELNKQIVEQAQQLTEIKTSVDNTKQLEKDLTEERSRYQTLLSEHLHLEERHRDLKEEMDLNMSSSKSTHKRTDSNYSSISSEFSQSLGSTEGEDSSAQTEDETQTTVDLPILLKLQRRVKELEQDKQSLLQQLDKEKKPNKRRQKYEEQRTVGRAELDLETLKRNELESENKKLKQDLNELRRSLTTESTDLMPPAPGSMPYDVLMEQLTSSNEELEMRKEEVLLLRSHMVRQEALKHRDSVLGEAVKLDLSEIPSYQDVDRSTDIHTLNEDGELWLAYEGLKETNRLLECQMREQDRVHGEKCRTLVEEVKKLKDEKEQQKKLLAQSLLLPEDARIEASLNHEITRLTKENLELMEQVEKQDKTIRKLKKQLKLYMKKVEDFEANAKRKSSVSVTNTSVRAVNITRKEKEYQGMLEYREGDESWLLKNLVTDLKPRGVAVSFMPGLPAYIIFMCLRYADKVNDDQRVSTLLNATISSIKSIIKRRGNDFEVVSFWLANTCRIIHCLKQYSGDEVFMVHNTPKQNEHCLANFELSEYQQVFGDLAIQIYRQLIKCMEDILQPLIVASMLEHETIQGVLGSKPTGLRKKSSSITGEEAVTVDVLLQRLSLFHSTMSQHGLDAELIKQAVKQQFYIICAVTLNHLLLRKEMCSWSKGLQIRYNVWQLEEWLTERELTDCGAKETLEPLIQAAQLLQIKKKTEADARAICTMSTALTTAQILKVLTLYTPVIEFEERVTTGFIETIKNLLKDRGESATLMMDTKKIFSVTVPFTPSSVALETIQIPASLKLSFLTRL; this comes from the exons ATGGCTGCTTCTGAACTTTACTCCAAG TATGCCCGTGTATGGCTCCCAGATGCAGAAGAAGTGTGGAAATCAGCAGAGCTCATCAAAGACTACACTCCTGGAGACCTGACGCTGTCTCTGCAGCTGGAGGATGGCACG ACAGTGGAGCACAAAATAGACCCTCGAACCAACAGCCTGCCACCGCTAAGAAACCCCAATATCCTGGTGGGGGAAAATGACCTTACAGCTCTCAGCTACCTCCATGAGCCAGCAGTGCTACACAACCTGAGAGTGCGCTTTATCGACTCCAAGCTGATTTACACGTACTGCG GAATTGTCCTGGTTGCCATCAATCCTTATGAGAGCCTTCCTATCTATGACACTGACATCATCAATGCCTACAGTGGGCAAAACATGGGGGATATGGACCCTCATATCTTTGCTGTAGCAGAGGAAGCATATAAACAGATGGCCAG aaatgaaagaaatcagTCCATCATTGTGAGTGGTGAGTCTGGAGCTGGAAAAACTGTCTCAGCTAAGTACGCAATGCGTTACTTTGCCACAGTCAGCTGCTCCTCCGATGAATCCAACGTCGAGGAGCGAGTTCTTGCATCCAGTCCCATCATGGAG GCCATTGGAAATGCCAAGACAACAAGGAACGACAACAGCAGTCGCTTTGGGAAGTACATTGCAATTGGATTTGACAAGAAGCATTGTATAATTGGGGCGGACATGAGAACCTACTTACTGGAAAAGTCTAGAGTTGTGTATCAG GCCCATGGAGAAAGGAATTACCATATATTCTACCAGCTGTGTGCCTCTTCACATTTACCAGAGTTCAAAGCCTTCAAGTTAG GTTGTGCAGATGACTTCACCTGTACTAACCAGGGTCAGAGCCCAGTTATAGACGGAGTAGATGATGCCAAAGAGATGCGCAATACCAGGAGGGCTTTCACACTGTTAG GAATTGGTGAAAGTGATCAAATGGAAATGTATCAAATTCTGTCAGCTATTCTCCATCTTAGCAATGTGGAGGTGAAAGATCAGTCTGCAGACAGATGCAGCATTTCG cCAGATAATGCCCACCTGATAGTTTTCTGTGAGCTGATGGGGGTGCCTTGTGAAGAAATGGCCCACTGGTTGTGTCACAAAAAACTCAAGACGACCACAGAAACCTACGTTAAGTCTGTTTCCAAAATGAATGCGGTGTACGGCCGAGATGCCCTAGCCAAGCACATTTATGCCAGACTCTTCAGCTGGATTGTGGGCAGGATTAACCATGCCTTAAAATCTGCAGTAAAGCAGCACTCATTTATTGGTGTGCTTGATATTTATGG gtttGAAACATTTGATGTCAACAGCTTTGAGCAGTTTTGTATCAATTATGCCAATGAGAAGCTTCAACAACAGTTCAACCTG CATGTCTTCAAACTGGAGCAGGAGGAGTACATGAGAGAGGAAATCCCTTGGACATTAATCGACTTCTATGACAACCAGCCCTGCATTAATCTCATTGAGGCAAAACTGGGCATCCTGGACCTTCTGGATGAAGAGTGCAAG ATGCCCAAAGGCTCTGACGACACATGGGCACAGAAACTGTACAACACCCTCCTGAAGCAGAATGCTCACTTTGATAAACCCAGGTTATCAAATAGAGCTTTCATCATCCACCACTTTGCTGACAAG GTGGAGTACCAGTGTGAGGGCTTCCTGGAGAAAAATAAGGACACAGTTAATGAGGAGCAGATAAATGTGCTGACAAAAAGCAAG TTTGATTTGCTGCTGAAGCTGTTTGAGGATGATGAGAAGCCAACAGGTTCTCCTAGCAAACGTAGCAGCAGCACTGGAAGAGCTGGACCATCTCGGAGGGATAATAAGAAGACCGTTGGGCTGCAG TTTCGACAGTCTCTGCATTTGCTGATGGACACGCTAAATGCTACAACTCCTCACTATGTTCGCTGCATCAAACCAAATGACGATAAAGCTCCCTTTAC CTTGGACCCTGTGAGGGCTGTGCAGCAGCTTCGAGCATGTGGCATCCTGGAAACAATCCGGATTTCAGCAGCAGGCTTCCCATCTAG ATGGACCTATCAGGAATTCTTTAGTCGTTACCGGGTCCTCATGAAGCGGATGGACGCTCTTCCTGATAAGAAACAGACCTGCAAAAATCTCCTGGAAAAGCTTATAAAT gaCCAGGAGAAGTACCAgtttggcaaaaacaaaatcttCTTCAGGGCTGGTCAGGTAGCTTACTTGGAGAAGCTGCGCTCTGACAAACTGCGTATGGCTTGTGTCCGTATACAGAAGACGATCCGCTGCTGGCTGGCCCGCAAAAAGTATCTGAGGATGAAGGAATCCGCCATTACCATTCAGAAACATGTACGGGGTCACCAGGCACGCCG TTATGTTGAGTTTCTGCGGCAAACCAGAGCAGCTGTTATCATTCAGCGCAACGTACGAATGTGGGCGAGAAGGAGGCGCTACCAGCAGCAGCGCTCTGCAGCTCTCACTATTCAGTGCTTCTGGAGGGCTTACCTGGCCAGAAAGGAGTACTATAAG ttgatGTATGAGCAAAAGGCAGTGGTCATTCAGAGGTGGGTAAAAGGCTGGCTGGTCAAGCGACATTACCGACGTGTCCTTGCAGCCGTCATCCTGTTACAAAGTTGTGTGCGTCGCATGAGGGCCAGAAAGGAATTAAAGAAGCTGAAAGTGGATGCACGCTCTGTGGAGCACTTCAAAAAGCTCAACGTTGGTATGGAGAACAAGATTATGCAGTTGCAGCACAAGCTCATTGAGCAG cataaagaaaacagagagcTCAGTGAGAAGCTGAGTTCTGTGGAGAAGACCCAGAACATGGATAGAGATAGACAGAGCAAAGAGATAGAAAACCTACGTAGATCAGAGCAGGAGGCCAGAGCCAAGGCAGAAACACTTCCTTCCCTGCTGGAGCAGCTCTCCTTCCTTCAGCACGAGCTGGAACAAACctgcagagagaaagaagacCTAGCGGAGCACACAAAGGCCTACAAGGAGCAGACACAACAG GTGGTAGACGAGCTTAACATGAAGAACACATCATTGAACAACAACATAGATGAACTGAACAAGCAAATCGTCGAACAAGCCCAACAGTTGACAG AGATTAAAACCAGTGttgacaacacaaaacaactggagAAGGACTTGACCGAGGAGCGTTCTCGTTACCAAACTCTACTGAGTGAACACCTGCATCTGGAGGAGCGGCATCGCGACCTGAAGGAGGAGATGGATCTCAACATG AGCTCAAGTAAATCCACTCACAAGAGGACAGACTCTAACTACAGCAGTATATCATCTGAGTTTAGTCAGAGTTTAGGCTcgactgagggtgaagacagCTCAGCACAAACAGAG GATGAGACCCAGACTACGGTTGACCTGCCAATCCTGCTGAAGCTCCAGAGAAGAGTGAAGGAACTGGAGCAGGACAAACAGTCACtattacagcagctggataaaGAGAAGAAGCCCAACAAGAGAAGGCAAAAGTATGAA GAGCAGAGAACTGTTGGCAGAGCAGAACTGGACTTGGAAACACTAAAG CGGAATGAACTGGAGTCTGAGAATAAGAAATTAAAGCAAGATCTAAATGAGCTGCGAAGGTCTCTAACCACTGAGAGCACAGATTTAATGCCCCCTGCCCCTGGCTCGATGCCCTATGACGTACTGATGGAGCAACTCACTTCTTCCAATGAGGAGCTGGAAATGCGAAAAGAGGAAGTGCTGCTCCTTCGCTCACACATGGTCCGCCAAGAGGCTCTCAAACATCGG GACTCTGTTCTGGGAGAAGCTGTGAAATTAGATCTCAGTGAAATCCCCTCGTATCAAGATGTTGACAG ATCCACTGACATCCACACACTAAATGAAGATGGAGAGCTGTGGCTTGCTTACGAAGGCCTGAAAGAGACCAACAG GCTTCTGGAGTGCCAGATGCGGGAGCAGGATCGTGTTCACGGTGAGAAGTGCAGGACGCTGGTTGAGGAGGTTAAGAAGCTAAAGGATGAAaaggagcagcagaagaagctgtTAGCTCAGAGTCTCCTTTTGCCTGAAGATGCTCGAATTGAGGCGAGCCTGAATCATGAGATCACACGGCTCACCAAAGAGAACCTG gAACTCATGGAGCaagtagaaaaacaagacaaaaccaTACGCAAGCTGAAAAAACAGCTTAAACTTTACATGAAAAAGGTTGAAGATTTTGAAG CCAATGCCAAGCGAAAGAGCAGCGTCTCTGTGACAAACACTTCCGTCAGAGCAGTGAATATCACACGCAAGGAGAAAGAGTACCAGGGCATGCTGGAGTACAGGGAGGGAGATGAGAGCTGGCTGCTGAAGAATCTGGTCACAG ATTTGAAGCCTCGTGGTGTAGCAGTCAGCTTCATGCCAGGACTTCCAGCCTACATCATCTTCATGTGCCTACGATATGCAGACAAAGTGAATGACGATCAGAGAGTCAGCACTCTGCTCAATGCCACCATCAGCAGCATTAAAAGCATCATTAAG AGAAGAGGAAATGATTTTGAAGTGGTGTCTTTCTGGCTGGCCAACACATGCAGGATAATACACTGTCTGAAGCAGTACAGTGGAGACGAG GTCTTCATGGTGCACAACACTCCGAAACAGAATGAGCACTGCTTGGCCAATTTTGAACTGTCAGAGTACCAGCAGGTATTTGGCGATCTGGCCATCCAAATTTACCGTCAGCTCATCAAATGCATGGAGGACATCCTGCAGCCTCTCATAG TGGCAAGCATGCTGGAGCACGAGACAATCCAGGGCGTTTTAGGGTCCAAACCAACAGGCCTGAGGAAGAAAAGCTCAAGCATCACAGGAGAGGAGGCTGTTACAGTGGACGTCCTCCTGCAACGTCTCAGCCTCTTCCACAGCACCATGAGCCAGCATGGGTTGGACGCAGAGCTCATTAAACAGGCGGTCAAGCAGCAGTTTTACATCATCTGTGCAGTCACACTGaaccacctgctgctgaggaaggAAATGTGCTCCTGGAGTAAAGGCCTGCAGATCAG GTACAATGTTTGGCAGCTGGAGGAATGGCTGACAGAGCGGGAGCTGACTGACTGTGGAGCAAAGGAGACTCTGGAGCCTCTCATTCAGGCTGCACAGCTTCTACAGATCAAGAAGAAGACTGAAGCAGATGCTCGAGCTATCTGCACCATGAGCACCGCTCTGACCACAGCACAG attCTTAAAGTACTGACCTTGTACACCCCAGTGATTGAGTTTGAAGAGCGAGTGACAACTGGTTTCATCGAAACTATTAAA AATCTTTTGAAGGACAGAGGTGAGTCAGCCACCTTAATGATGGACACCAAGAAAATCTTCTCAGTCACCGTCCCGTTCACACCGTCGTCTGTGGCTCTGGAGACCATTCAGATCCCTGCGAGCCTTAAACTGAGCTTCCTGACCCGACTCTAA
- the LOC110950395 gene encoding cAMP-regulated phosphoprotein 19-like codes for MSEEVEGTRTLNEQQEMEDKVISPEKAEEAKLKARYPNLAPKHGGSDFLRKRLQQKGQKYFDSGDYNMAKAKMKNKQLPSAPTEKTEITGDHIPTPQDLPQRKTSIVTSKLAG; via the exons ATGTCTGAGGAAGTTGAAGGAACGAGGACTTTGAATGAGCAGCAG GAAATGGAGGACAAAGTAATCAGCCCAGAGAAAGCAGAGGAGGCCAAACTGAAGGCCAGGTATCCCAACCTTGCACCCAAGCATGGAGGCTCAGACTTTCTCAGGAAAAGACTTCAGCAGAAGGGG CAAAAGTATTTTGACTCTGGTGACTACAACATGGCCAAGGCAAAAATGAAGAATAAACAGTTGCCATCAGCTCCAACGGAGAAGACTGAGATCACAGGGGACCACATCCCAACACCTCAGGACCTGCCTCAAAGAAAGACTTCCATTGTGACCAGCAAACTGGCTGGTTGA
- the rsl24d1 gene encoding probable ribosome biogenesis protein RLP24 encodes MRIEKCYFCSGPVYPGHGVMFVRNDCKTFRFCKSKCHKNFKKKRNPRKTRWTKAFRKASGKELTVDNSLEFEKRRNIPVKYNRQMWDKTVEAMKKVEEIKQKRQARFIMNRLKKGKQLEKEEAINEVKKNIHLIKAPHAGKAKQMEDKMVQKLQEDVEMGGEDD; translated from the exons ATGCGCATCGAAAAGTGTTACTTCTGCTCGGGACCAGTGTACCCCGGACATGGGGTGATGTTCGTACGGAACGACTGTAAG ACATTCAGATTCTGCAAATCGAAATGCCACAAGAACTTCAAGAAGAAGCGAAACCCAAGAAAGACGAGATGGACCAAGGCATTCAGAAAGGCGTCAGGAAAGGAGCTGACAGTG GATAACTCTTTGGAGTTTGAGAAACGCAGAAATATTCCTGTTAAATATAACAGACAGATGTGGGACAAGACAG TGGAAGCGATGaagaaggtggaggaaatcAAACAGAAACGACAGGCAAGATTTATCATGAACAG ATTAAAGAAGGGCAAACAGTTGGAGAAAGAAGAGGCCATCAACGAAGTGAAGAAGAATATCCATCTTATCAAAGCACCACATGCAG GAAAGGCCAAACAAATGGAAGACAAAATGGTGCAGAAGTTACAAGAAGATGTGGAAATGGGGGGTGAAGATGACTAA